A genomic segment from Pristiophorus japonicus isolate sPriJap1 chromosome 16, sPriJap1.hap1, whole genome shotgun sequence encodes:
- the LOC139227137 gene encoding putative neuropeptide Y receptor type 6 yields the protein MNATHFSLEFLEGFPRNVSLFQPSSNLSFWETIHLNINLLFSGYEPTTIVLEVIYSLSFIVGLVGNIMALRVLTRKRRNRLAGATATRSLLVNLAVCDMMVVCICMPVTLGHQVYNAWVFGDFMCRAVPFVQAVAVSASVLSLAVISLNRYYSVHSPLNARSFFTCRRIFWMICAVWLVSSGLCMPLIFMNQTENLVLLEGRLTIPVCTENWPYVKLRQGYNFLLFCALYGFPVSFNLIICFLTARRLWSSHDSFQEGNKRHLVGNSSRLKTRKKIVKIVVALVLLFTLSWLPLYVIDIWIDLNMPNAQQDGGHQGWILHVRSFAQWLGLTNSSLNPLCYCFIGNLYRSVKRIKKRYRDRFSSAFNFAMSQTPSSSSILLSYRDSNDISKTEFSNWRGYPRCGRTLTKSKSVSSVTICETTFD from the coding sequence ATGAATGCAACCCACTTCAGTCTGGAATTCCTTGAAGGATTCCCCAGGAACGTCTCCTTATTCCAGCCCAGCAGCAACCTGAGCTTCTGGGAGACCATCCATTTAAACATCAACCTGCTCTTCTCGGGCTACGAGCCCACAACCATTGTCCTGGAGGTAATTTACTCTCTGTCCTTCATCGTGGGGTTAGTGGGGAACATCATGGCCTTGAGGGTCCTCACCAGGAAGAGGAGGAACCGGCTGGCCGGGGCCACAGCGACCCGCAGTCTCTTGGTCAACCTGGCTGTCTGCGATATGATGGTGGTATGTATCTGCATGCCCGTTACCCTCGGGCACCAGGTCTACAACGCGTGGGTATTCGGGGACTTCATGTGCAGAGCTGTGCCCTTTGTCCAGGCAGTGGCTGTCTCCGCCAGTGTCTTGAGCCTTGCAGTGATCAGTCTCAACCGTTACTACAGTGTGCACAGCCCCCTCAACGCTCGCTCCTTCTTTACCTGCAGAAGGATCTTCTGGATGATCTGCGCCGTCTGGCTTGTATCCTCCGGGCTCTGCATGCCTTTAATCTTCATGAATCAAACGGAAAACTTGGTGCTTTTGGAAGGGAGGTTGACCATCCCCGTGTGCACGGAAAACTGGCCGTATGTCAAACTGAGGCAAGGCTACAACTTCTTGCTCTTCTGTGCCCTGTACGGCTTCCCCGTCTCCTTCAACCTCATCATCTGTTTCCTGACTGCCCGGCGCCTCTGGAGCAGCCACGACAGCTTTCAGGAGGGCAACAAGAGACATTTGGTCGGGAACAGCTCCAGGCTGAAGACACGCAAGAAGATTGTCAAAATAGTTGTCGCTCTGGTTTTGCTCTTCACCTTGTCGTGGTTGCCCCTGTATGTGATCGATATCTGGATCGACCTGAATATGCCGAACGCTCAGCAAGACGGCGGCCACCAAGGCTGGATCCTTCACGTTCGCTCTTTTGCCCAGTGGTTGGGTCTGACCAACTCCAgcctcaaccctctctgttactgttTTATAGGGAACTTGTACAGGTCTGTCAAAAGGATCAAGAAACGCTACAGGGACCGCTTCTCCTCGGCTTTCAACTTTGCCATGTCCCAGACCCCATCCAGCTCTTCGATCCTGCTCTCTTACAGAGATTCCAATGACATTTCCAAAACTGAGTTCAGCAACTGGAGAGGCTACCCGAGATGCGGCCGAACTCTCACCAAGAGCAAAAGTGTATCTTCTGTAACCATTTGCGAAACAACGTTCGATTAA